A region from the Vibrio sp. SS-MA-C1-2 genome encodes:
- a CDS encoding YhdP family protein, producing the protein MITHISIKLVKVIVWLTLILFSLSAVVVTTLRVALPYVSEHKQEITQWTEDITGFSLSIDQVNGEWKEFGPALVLKGIDVHESHATTSIAKIDSVSLKLAFWPTITNLYPRFDLVRLEGLHLDLTAIPKRKSKKSNGDNQATIDKLREFFLARMGSFSLKDSSLTLQTPNGEVSTINIPSLSWFNQFQRHLVQGQVSIAGAHENLLSVRADLKTPGRLRDTDGKVFIEANHFSIEPWLSALLKDDSGVKFGDASFNLWLDLKHGQIKQAQVKLEPSRLIWQDFTTHDLTIDGGTLLLRPKGNKWHLQSENIQIKTDGQSWPQPKINLLWSKTEQKLNIAAINMDRVSPLFSLLPNQSDLKSTLKSLDIKGDISDIRVDNIKDKAPHFSLNIDRGGMNQWGLLPGFKHLSATVKGTPNRGFVSLHLANDTLPYGDVFQAPLNIKKSDVKLHWYHNQQQGWGLWSDHVALKTPDLNVNGEFKLDFPTQSPAKLSFYAEADLNDAGQTWRYLPTRALGRGLTNYLSKAIQGGNVKTAQLLWYGDLSDFPYQKHDGIFQAKVGLKQTQFGFDTAWPTLNDMQLDLLFQNKALYLDSHYAKLQDVTATRIHGEIPALAGNGHLLLNASVKGKGRDVHSYMMSTPLVGSVGAALTQVDVVGLVNSQFKLDIPFDGSAVSVKGMANLPSNNVTLQSPRIELKNVVGQLHFDGGKISANKMTGNLLNQPVDFNFTGDSADKGYDINLNFHGDWNLPKLNTVLDNYVFSQFSGDADWKLGVGVHLRDIGFTYDLDLAADTTKMGSSLPLPLNKTIGDKQMFNVTVSGDSENITAHVSQPNLNYYVNYDISQPKIRVNHSLLVVGEPDEKPKMNHQGNDVIIDTPEISLDDWWQVVGRDLDHSGPKASKSLITLPTINNITLNTEHLTAATLDWHNLKGEATESNGDWALRLNGSEIKGLVNVSKNKPIDIKLSKLFLILKGIEATRDNAEDSGQDINFKESISNPKATEFEKMLMAKLPSMNIHIQDAWLQGYLLGDLKANLTNKNNQLSWSDVVINSGTTKIESNGQWMIKNGINNTKLNLKFSGKDNSEVMERFGISSGIQNAPFNISANTEWQGTPWGVDVKTLNGDVKTDIGKGVITSISGAGNFLGVFSIDSIVRKLQLDFSGIFDKGLVFSSIKGTAKIDNGILTSNDITMDALAGEMTIKGNANLSTQLVDARVNFVPDLTSGIPVLTAFAVTPTTALVVFAVTAALDPVLDVFTQVNYQIKGPFDNPDVIELSRKQAKVKLPALEKESKAEK; encoded by the coding sequence TTGATAACACATATCTCTATTAAGTTAGTCAAAGTTATTGTTTGGCTAACTTTAATTCTCTTCTCCTTATCTGCTGTGGTTGTTACAACCTTACGCGTCGCACTACCTTATGTTTCAGAGCATAAGCAAGAGATTACCCAATGGACAGAAGATATTACAGGCTTCTCTCTCTCCATCGATCAGGTTAATGGTGAGTGGAAAGAGTTTGGCCCAGCTCTGGTGCTTAAAGGGATTGATGTTCATGAAAGTCATGCTACAACTTCGATAGCAAAAATTGATAGTGTTAGTTTAAAACTCGCATTTTGGCCGACAATTACCAATCTTTACCCTCGCTTTGATCTTGTTCGTTTAGAAGGCTTACATCTCGATTTAACGGCAATCCCAAAAAGAAAAAGCAAAAAGTCGAATGGCGATAATCAAGCGACCATTGATAAGCTACGTGAATTCTTTCTTGCACGAATGGGGAGCTTTTCATTAAAAGACTCCTCATTAACACTTCAAACCCCGAATGGTGAAGTGAGCACCATCAATATTCCTTCGTTGAGTTGGTTTAACCAATTTCAGCGTCATTTAGTCCAAGGACAAGTCAGTATTGCCGGCGCCCATGAAAATTTATTATCTGTTCGCGCTGACTTAAAAACCCCAGGTCGATTGCGTGATACTGACGGTAAAGTGTTTATTGAGGCTAATCATTTCTCTATTGAACCTTGGTTGTCGGCTCTGTTAAAAGATGATTCAGGTGTCAAGTTTGGCGATGCCAGTTTTAACTTATGGTTAGACTTGAAGCATGGACAGATCAAACAAGCACAAGTTAAATTAGAACCGAGTCGTTTGATATGGCAAGATTTTACTACTCATGATTTAACGATCGATGGCGGTACTTTATTACTCCGTCCAAAGGGCAATAAATGGCATTTACAGAGTGAAAATATACAGATAAAAACCGATGGTCAGTCTTGGCCGCAGCCTAAAATTAACCTTCTTTGGTCTAAGACTGAACAGAAATTAAATATTGCCGCGATTAATATGGATCGCGTATCGCCACTATTTAGCCTTTTACCGAATCAAAGCGATCTAAAATCGACGTTAAAATCCCTCGATATCAAAGGCGATATCAGTGATATTCGAGTTGATAATATCAAAGATAAAGCGCCTCACTTTTCATTAAATATCGATCGAGGTGGGATGAACCAATGGGGGTTACTCCCGGGGTTTAAACATCTTTCAGCTACAGTTAAAGGGACTCCAAATAGAGGGTTTGTTTCGTTGCATTTAGCGAATGATACACTTCCTTATGGTGATGTTTTTCAAGCTCCCCTTAATATTAAAAAAAGCGATGTGAAACTCCATTGGTATCATAATCAACAGCAAGGCTGGGGGTTATGGAGTGATCATGTTGCATTGAAAACCCCGGACCTTAACGTTAATGGTGAGTTTAAACTGGACTTTCCAACACAATCACCGGCAAAACTCTCTTTTTATGCCGAAGCTGATCTTAATGATGCAGGGCAGACATGGCGTTATTTACCCACTCGCGCCCTCGGACGGGGATTGACGAACTATTTATCAAAAGCGATCCAAGGCGGGAATGTTAAAACGGCTCAATTGCTTTGGTATGGTGATTTAAGTGATTTTCCGTATCAGAAGCATGATGGTATTTTTCAGGCAAAAGTGGGGTTAAAGCAGACTCAATTTGGTTTTGATACTGCTTGGCCAACACTGAATGATATGCAGCTCGATCTGTTATTCCAAAATAAGGCTCTCTATTTAGACAGCCACTACGCGAAATTACAAGATGTGACTGCGACTCGTATTCATGGTGAAATTCCAGCGCTTGCCGGTAATGGACACTTGCTGCTTAATGCCTCTGTTAAAGGTAAAGGGCGCGATGTTCATAGTTATATGATGTCAACACCATTAGTCGGCAGCGTGGGGGCAGCACTCACTCAAGTCGATGTTGTAGGGCTTGTAAATAGTCAATTTAAGTTAGATATTCCTTTTGATGGTAGTGCAGTCAGCGTAAAAGGGATGGCGAACCTACCAAGCAATAACGTGACTCTGCAAAGCCCTAGAATTGAGTTGAAAAATGTTGTGGGTCAACTGCATTTTGATGGCGGTAAAATATCCGCCAATAAGATGACAGGCAATTTGCTAAACCAACCCGTTGATTTCAATTTTACTGGAGATAGCGCTGATAAAGGGTATGACATTAATTTAAATTTTCATGGTGATTGGAATCTACCAAAATTAAATACCGTTTTAGATAACTATGTTTTTAGCCAATTTAGTGGTGATGCAGATTGGAAATTAGGTGTTGGTGTCCACCTAAGAGATATTGGTTTTACTTATGATCTGGATCTTGCTGCAGATACCACCAAAATGGGAAGTTCACTACCGTTACCACTGAATAAAACCATTGGTGATAAGCAGATGTTTAATGTCACTGTATCGGGTGACAGTGAGAATATTACCGCTCATGTCTCACAGCCGAATTTAAACTATTACGTTAATTATGATATTTCTCAGCCAAAAATTCGCGTTAATCACAGCTTATTAGTGGTCGGTGAGCCAGATGAAAAACCTAAAATGAATCATCAAGGTAATGACGTTATTATTGATACTCCCGAAATTTCGTTAGATGACTGGTGGCAAGTTGTAGGCCGAGATTTAGACCATTCAGGGCCTAAAGCCAGTAAGTCATTGATTACTTTACCAACCATCAATAATATCACACTGAATACAGAGCACCTTACTGCTGCGACTCTTGATTGGCATAATCTCAAAGGGGAAGCGACTGAAAGTAATGGTGATTGGGCTTTGCGTTTAAATGGTTCAGAAATCAAAGGTTTGGTGAATGTTTCTAAAAACAAACCCATTGATATCAAGTTATCGAAGTTATTTTTAATTCTTAAAGGCATTGAGGCGACTAGAGATAATGCCGAAGATAGTGGTCAAGATATTAACTTTAAAGAGTCAATATCTAATCCTAAAGCGACAGAGTTTGAAAAGATGTTAATGGCAAAATTACCCTCGATGAATATTCATATTCAAGATGCTTGGCTACAGGGCTATTTACTCGGTGATTTAAAAGCTAATTTAACTAATAAAAATAATCAATTAAGCTGGAGTGACGTTGTTATTAATAGCGGTACTACTAAGATTGAGTCTAATGGCCAGTGGATGATTAAGAATGGGATTAATAATACAAAATTAAATCTTAAATTTTCAGGAAAAGATAACTCTGAAGTGATGGAGAGATTTGGCATCTCAAGTGGTATTCAGAATGCACCCTTTAATATTAGCGCCAATACAGAATGGCAAGGAACACCTTGGGGAGTAGATGTCAAAACCTTAAATGGAGATGTTAAAACTGATATTGGTAAAGGTGTGATAACTAGTATCAGTGGGGCAGGAAACTTTTTAGGCGTTTTTAGTATCGACTCGATTGTTAGAAAACTGCAACTCGATTTCTCTGGTATTTTTGATAAGGGATTGGTGTTCTCTAGCATTAAAGGCACGGCTAAGATTGATAACGGTATTTTAACCAGTAATGATATAACAATGGATGCGCTAGCGGGTGAGATGACGATTAAGGGTAATGCGAATCTGAGTACACAATTGGTGGATGCTCGGGTGAATTTTGTTCCCGATTTAACATCAGGTATTCCCGTTCTGACCGCATTTGCGGTTACACCTACCACTGCGTTGGTTGTTTTTGCTGTTACCGCAGCCCTTGATCCTGTCTTAGATGTCTTTACTCAAGTGAATTATCAGATAAAAGGCCCATTTGATAATCCAGATGTTATAGAACTCTCAAGAAAACAGGCTAAAGTTAAATTACCTGCTTTAGAAAAAGAGAGTAAAGCAGAAAAATGA
- the rng gene encoding ribonuclease G: MNAELLINVTPSETRVAMIEGGILQEVHVEREAKRGIVGNIYKGRVSRVLPGMQAAFIDIGLDKAAFLHASDIVPHTECVAETEKKQFQVRDISELVRQGQDIVVQVVKDPLGTKGARLTTDITLPSRYLVFMPGASHVGVSQRIASEAERGRLKKVVSTCCDDLGGFIIRTAAEGATEKELIQDAEFLKRLWSKVIERRIRCKTRSMLYGEVGLAQRILRDFVGTELEMISVDSRLAFNSIKEFTEEFVPELSDKLEYYGGEQPIFDMYETESEIQRSLDRKVTLKSGGYLIIDQTEAMTTVDINTGAFVGRRNLDETIFNTNIEATQAIARQLRLRNLGGIIIIDFIDMVSDEHRERVIHSLETALAKDRVKTNINGFTRLGLVEMTRKRTRESLEHILCGDCPACDGRGTVKTIESVCYEILREVTRVNKAYDADRFLVYTSASVAEALNGEESHALAELKLFIDKDVKIQIEPLYVQEQFDVVMM, from the coding sequence ATGAACGCTGAATTACTAATAAATGTCACACCAAGTGAAACTCGGGTCGCGATGATTGAAGGTGGGATCTTGCAAGAGGTCCATGTCGAGCGAGAAGCGAAACGAGGTATCGTTGGCAATATTTATAAAGGGCGCGTGAGCCGTGTCCTACCTGGAATGCAGGCCGCTTTTATTGATATTGGTTTAGACAAAGCCGCTTTTCTCCATGCTTCAGATATTGTCCCTCATACAGAATGTGTTGCTGAAACAGAAAAGAAACAGTTCCAAGTCCGTGATATCAGTGAATTAGTTCGTCAAGGACAAGATATCGTGGTTCAAGTGGTTAAAGATCCCCTTGGTACAAAAGGCGCTCGCTTAACAACTGATATTACTCTTCCATCTCGTTATCTAGTCTTTATGCCGGGGGCGAGTCATGTCGGTGTCTCACAGCGTATTGCCAGTGAAGCTGAGCGTGGACGCTTAAAAAAAGTGGTTTCAACTTGTTGTGATGATCTCGGTGGCTTTATTATTCGTACTGCTGCAGAAGGTGCAACAGAGAAAGAGTTGATTCAAGATGCTGAATTTTTAAAGCGCCTCTGGAGTAAAGTGATTGAACGTCGTATTCGTTGTAAAACACGCAGTATGTTATATGGTGAAGTAGGGTTAGCTCAACGTATTTTACGTGACTTTGTCGGAACAGAGTTAGAGATGATCAGTGTCGATTCTCGTCTTGCATTTAATAGCATTAAAGAGTTTACCGAAGAGTTTGTTCCTGAGTTAAGTGATAAGCTAGAGTACTATGGTGGTGAACAACCTATCTTTGATATGTATGAGACAGAGAGTGAAATTCAACGTTCTCTTGATCGTAAAGTCACACTTAAATCTGGCGGTTATTTAATTATCGATCAAACTGAAGCGATGACGACAGTTGATATCAATACCGGTGCCTTTGTTGGTCGTCGAAATTTGGATGAGACGATTTTTAATACCAATATCGAAGCGACGCAAGCAATCGCTCGTCAACTTAGATTACGTAACTTAGGTGGCATTATCATTATTGATTTTATCGATATGGTAAGTGATGAACATCGCGAGCGAGTGATTCATTCCCTTGAAACTGCGTTAGCAAAAGATCGTGTTAAAACGAACATTAACGGTTTTACTCGTCTAGGCTTGGTTGAAATGACAAGAAAAAGAACTCGAGAGAGTCTTGAGCATATTCTGTGTGGTGATTGTCCCGCTTGTGATGGCCGAGGAACAGTAAAAACCATTGAAAGTGTCTGTTATGAAATATTACGCGAAGTCACTCGAGTAAATAAAGCTTACGATGCAGATCGCTTTTTAGTTTATACCTCAGCATCAGTTGCTGAAGCATTAAATGGTGAAGAGTCTCATGCATTGGCAGAGTTAAAGTTGTTTATTGATAAGGACGTTAAAATTCAAATTGAACCTCTCTATGTTCAAGAGCAGTTCGATGTTGTAATGATGTAA
- a CDS encoding nucleoside triphosphate pyrophosphatase, with product MTLATTELYLASGSPRRSELLTQLGVDFSVLRVDVEEQHQESETPTEYVKRLSVDKAVAGLNSLPKTNTIPVLGADTIVVIDDIILEKPQNLSDAKRMLGHLSSREHQVLTAVTIVNQQQQQTQVVTTKVWFRSLTESEIETYWESGEPQDKAGSYAIQGIGGKFVERIDGSFYAVMGLPLLETDQLLSNFKD from the coding sequence ATGACATTAGCAACGACGGAACTTTATTTAGCTTCTGGTTCACCAAGACGTAGTGAGTTATTAACTCAATTAGGTGTGGATTTTTCAGTGCTCCGTGTCGATGTGGAAGAGCAGCATCAAGAAAGTGAAACACCAACAGAATATGTAAAACGTCTATCTGTTGATAAAGCGGTAGCCGGATTAAACAGTTTACCTAAAACCAACACTATCCCTGTTTTAGGTGCTGATACCATTGTTGTTATCGACGATATAATTTTAGAGAAACCTCAAAATTTATCTGACGCAAAAAGAATGTTAGGACACTTATCATCAAGAGAACATCAAGTGCTAACGGCGGTGACGATTGTTAATCAACAACAGCAGCAAACTCAAGTAGTGACCACGAAAGTTTGGTTTCGATCACTGACAGAGAGTGAAATCGAAACGTATTGGGAAAGTGGAGAACCGCAAGATAAAGCGGGAAGTTATGCGATTCAAGGCATTGGTGGTAAATTTGTTGAACGCATTGACGGCAGTTTCTATGCAGTGATGGGTCTTCCTTTATTGGAAACCGATCAATTGCTTTCTAACTTTAAAGATTAA
- the mreD gene encoding rod shape-determining protein MreD, translating into MARSGAYNQFIIWVSFFIALILQIMPWPGVLENFRPSWVMLIMCYWVMATPHRINIGSALFLGLIWDLTLGATIGTRGLTMAIIAYIVALNFQLLRNMALWQQAFVIGLLTLAGKVIEFWAEYMMQNIQFDPQSLWAILINFLLWPWVFLFLRRIRRKFGVK; encoded by the coding sequence ATGGCTAGAAGTGGGGCATATAATCAATTTATTATCTGGGTCTCTTTTTTTATTGCGCTAATTTTACAGATAATGCCATGGCCCGGCGTGTTAGAGAATTTCCGCCCATCTTGGGTCATGCTCATTATGTGTTATTGGGTAATGGCAACGCCTCATCGGATTAATATAGGCTCGGCACTGTTTCTTGGCTTGATTTGGGACCTTACTTTAGGTGCGACCATTGGTACAAGAGGCCTGACAATGGCTATTATTGCTTATATTGTCGCATTAAATTTTCAACTATTAAGAAATATGGCATTATGGCAACAAGCTTTTGTTATCGGACTATTGACCTTAGCCGGAAAAGTAATTGAGTTTTGGGCTGAGTATATGATGCAGAATATTCAATTTGATCCACAATCTCTTTGGGCTATCTTGATTAACTTCTTATTATGGCCTTGGGTATTTCTATTTCTTCGACGTATTCGTCGTAAATTTGGAGTGAAATAG
- the mreC gene encoding rod shape-determining protein MreC has product MKPIFGRGPSLQLRLFLAILLSVGLMLADSRLNAFVGIRVYLNTFVAPLQYIANTPRATLDELSNQLSTHKKLLAENQALKIKLLKADSDILLLDQFKQENKRLRDLLDSPIIRDERKMVAEVMAVDTDPYRRLIMINKGYIDDVYEGQPVINEKGVVGQVVKVAAHNSRVLLITDSSHAIPVQIVRNDIRVIASGRGNSEELELEHIPSNADILAGDKLVTSGLGGTFPEGYPVGSVASFSFNSSQPFATVKAVPAVSFDRLRYVLLVWSKDKDQQRAENKVTKEAVSSEVGSQNTLSQVNHTTAVPDINKSEKQ; this is encoded by the coding sequence ATGAAGCCGATTTTTGGTCGAGGTCCCTCTCTACAACTTCGTTTGTTCTTAGCTATATTACTGTCGGTCGGCTTAATGCTGGCCGATAGTCGTCTTAATGCTTTTGTTGGTATTCGTGTCTACCTCAATACCTTTGTTGCTCCTCTCCAATATATTGCCAATACTCCCCGAGCAACATTAGATGAACTCTCCAATCAATTGAGTACACATAAAAAGCTACTTGCTGAGAATCAAGCATTAAAAATTAAACTGTTAAAAGCTGACAGCGATATTCTGTTGCTAGACCAATTTAAACAAGAAAATAAACGATTACGAGACCTTCTAGACTCTCCCATTATCCGTGATGAGCGAAAAATGGTGGCTGAAGTGATGGCGGTGGATACTGACCCTTATCGTCGTTTAATTATGATCAACAAAGGTTATATTGATGATGTTTATGAAGGTCAGCCGGTTATCAATGAGAAAGGTGTCGTTGGTCAAGTCGTTAAAGTGGCAGCACACAATAGCCGAGTATTACTGATCACCGATAGCTCTCATGCTATTCCTGTTCAAATCGTTCGTAATGATATTCGAGTCATTGCTTCTGGGCGTGGTAATAGCGAAGAATTAGAACTTGAGCACATTCCGAGTAATGCCGATATTCTTGCTGGGGATAAATTAGTGACATCAGGGCTTGGCGGTACTTTCCCTGAAGGTTATCCCGTTGGTTCTGTTGCTTCATTCTCGTTTAATAGTTCTCAACCATTTGCAACAGTAAAAGCGGTTCCTGCGGTCAGCTTTGATCGGTTAAGGTACGTATTATTGGTTTGGTCTAAAGATAAAGATCAGCAAAGAGCAGAAAATAAGGTGACAAAAGAAGCTGTATCTTCAGAGGTGGGTTCTCAAAACACTCTTTCTCAAGTTAATCACACCACAGCAGTTCCAGATATCAATAAAAGTGAGAAACAATAA
- a CDS encoding rod shape-determining protein — protein MFKKLRGMFSNDLSIDLGTANTLIYVKGQGIVLNEPSVVAIRQDRAGTPKSVAAVGHEAKQMLGRTPGNIAAIRPMKDGVIADFYVTEKMLQHFIKQVHDNSFLRPSPRVLVCVPCGSTQVERRAIRESAQGAGAREVYLIDEPMAAAIGAGLPVSEATGSMVIDIGGGTTEVAVISLNGVVYSSSVRIGGDRFDEAIINYVRRNYGSLIGEATAERIKHEIGSAYPGDEVREIEVRGRNLAEGVPRSFNLNSNEILEALQEPLTGIVSAVMVALEQSPPELASDVAERGMVLTGGGALLRDLDRLLTEETGIPVVVAEEPLTCVARGGGKALEMIDMHGGDLFTDE, from the coding sequence ATGTTTAAGAAACTTCGTGGTATGTTCTCTAACGATCTCTCTATCGATTTAGGAACTGCAAACACGTTAATTTATGTTAAAGGCCAAGGTATTGTACTTAACGAGCCTTCCGTTGTCGCTATTCGTCAAGATCGAGCTGGTACTCCAAAAAGTGTTGCGGCAGTTGGGCATGAAGCTAAGCAGATGTTAGGACGTACTCCTGGCAATATTGCAGCGATTCGTCCAATGAAAGATGGTGTTATCGCTGATTTTTATGTGACAGAAAAAATGCTACAACACTTCATTAAGCAAGTGCACGATAATAGTTTTCTTCGTCCAAGCCCTCGTGTTTTAGTTTGTGTACCTTGTGGTTCTACTCAGGTCGAACGTCGTGCCATTCGTGAATCTGCACAAGGCGCAGGTGCTAGAGAAGTTTATTTGATTGATGAACCAATGGCTGCTGCAATTGGTGCTGGTCTTCCAGTATCAGAAGCAACAGGCTCAATGGTGATCGATATCGGTGGTGGTACAACGGAAGTGGCGGTTATCTCGCTTAATGGTGTCGTTTATTCATCATCGGTTCGCATTGGTGGTGACCGTTTCGATGAAGCGATTATCAACTATGTTCGTCGTAATTATGGTAGCTTAATTGGTGAAGCAACGGCGGAACGTATTAAGCACGAAATTGGCTCGGCTTATCCGGGGGATGAAGTTCGCGAAATTGAAGTTCGTGGTCGTAATCTTGCCGAAGGTGTTCCACGTAGCTTTAATCTAAACTCAAATGAGATCTTAGAAGCGCTGCAAGAACCACTAACGGGTATTGTTTCTGCTGTGATGGTTGCCCTAGAGCAGAGCCCTCCAGAATTAGCCTCTGATGTTGCTGAACGTGGTATGGTTCTAACCGGTGGTGGTGCATTACTTCGAGATTTGGATCGTTTATTAACAGAAGAAACAGGTATTCCCGTTGTTGTTGCTGAAGAACCTTTAACCTGTGTTGCTCGTGGTGGCGGCAAAGCGTTAGAGATGATCGATATGCATGGTGGTGATCTCTTTACTGACGAATAA
- the csrD gene encoding RNase E specificity factor CsrD, which yields MSQVVTVTLTNRLATFVTLIVVGAMLVIFVGGAVGLEKLGQSYIHHFLSEFALVVDQELQKPNGLARLNEWIPQFLEINRITSVDILRDGEVLYHAEHQFNMASGHEFHQLNQQLANHPELILEVGTYQYYGKLEYSLSAMSYWTVGILVILISLFWGLNWLRKQLVGAEILDHRGRMLLAGRIDGYETRDEREWPETASRALDYYIAELKDARKERSRFDTFIRTQTFMDKLTGASNRSLFDSQLNTILEDDGCYGAVILLRITDWAALEFVDNKTVQDYFIQNCHKTLLTIIHRYPEAILSRYDVSQFAIIMPQHATKEVTLLINQLMTSIDRLDPPKPLNRDNWCHIGVTYYQHGESQIQLMEEIEMALRSAQTQGSNSWYAFKKDHELKESRGNVRWRTLLETVLDNRSLFFHKQKVLINDGTDLLHYELLAKIKDEKGEIIRAGHFLSSLEQVGLTAKFDKLVLIEAIGMLKAEPNENLSVNMSVETLINQDFVTWLRDTLLQLPKSVRSRLHIEMAEGSLSNKLEAVRPATRLIVGLGCKLLVDQAGCMIVNTQYIKELKVDYIKLHRSLVRRIHKRPENRLFIRSMVGACSDSKTEVIAVGVETEKEWLTLKSLDVKGLQGHYVGKEVALYEQKRAVKKLSRSRWGKK from the coding sequence ATGAGCCAAGTGGTCACTGTTACCCTCACTAATCGACTTGCCACTTTTGTTACTTTGATTGTTGTCGGCGCAATGCTGGTAATTTTTGTCGGTGGTGCCGTTGGTTTAGAAAAACTAGGGCAAAGTTACATCCACCATTTCCTTTCTGAGTTTGCATTGGTTGTTGATCAAGAGCTACAAAAACCCAATGGTTTGGCGCGATTAAATGAATGGATACCTCAATTTTTAGAGATTAATCGAATCACGAGTGTGGATATTCTTCGCGATGGTGAGGTGCTCTATCATGCTGAACATCAATTCAATATGGCGAGTGGCCATGAGTTTCACCAGCTTAACCAGCAGCTTGCTAATCATCCTGAATTGATACTCGAAGTTGGAACTTATCAATATTATGGCAAACTTGAATACTCGTTAAGTGCGATGTCTTATTGGACTGTGGGGATTTTAGTTATTTTAATCAGTCTATTTTGGGGGCTTAACTGGTTACGCAAGCAGTTAGTTGGCGCTGAAATTTTAGATCATCGTGGTCGTATGTTATTAGCGGGAAGAATTGATGGCTATGAAACTCGTGATGAGAGAGAGTGGCCAGAAACTGCCAGTCGAGCTCTGGATTACTATATTGCAGAGTTGAAAGATGCCAGAAAAGAGCGCAGCCGCTTTGATACTTTTATTCGTACCCAAACCTTTATGGATAAACTGACAGGCGCATCGAATCGAAGCCTTTTTGACAGTCAACTAAATACGATTCTGGAAGATGATGGTTGTTACGGTGCAGTGATTTTATTACGGATCACCGATTGGGCAGCCCTAGAGTTTGTGGATAATAAAACCGTTCAAGATTATTTCATTCAAAACTGCCATAAAACGCTATTAACGATTATTCATCGTTACCCTGAAGCGATTCTTTCTCGCTATGATGTGTCGCAATTTGCGATAATTATGCCGCAACATGCCACTAAAGAAGTGACTTTATTGATAAATCAGTTGATGACCTCTATTGACCGTTTAGATCCACCAAAACCGTTAAATCGAGATAACTGGTGCCATATTGGCGTGACCTATTATCAACATGGTGAGAGCCAAATTCAGTTAATGGAAGAGATTGAAATGGCGCTGCGTAGTGCCCAAACACAAGGGTCAAATAGTTGGTATGCCTTTAAAAAAGATCATGAACTAAAAGAGAGCCGAGGCAATGTCCGTTGGCGCACTTTGCTCGAAACGGTATTGGATAATCGCAGTCTATTCTTCCATAAACAAAAAGTATTGATTAATGACGGCACAGACCTGTTGCATTATGAGTTGTTAGCGAAAATTAAGGATGAAAAGGGTGAAATTATTCGTGCGGGTCATTTTCTCTCTTCATTAGAACAAGTGGGTTTAACGGCAAAATTCGATAAATTAGTATTAATTGAAGCGATTGGGATGCTAAAAGCGGAACCTAATGAAAACCTATCAGTCAATATGTCAGTTGAGACACTGATTAATCAAGATTTTGTTACTTGGCTACGAGATACGTTATTACAACTACCAAAAAGTGTTCGTTCACGTCTTCATATTGAGATGGCAGAAGGGAGCCTTTCTAATAAATTAGAAGCGGTTCGTCCGGCTACTCGTCTCATTGTTGGGCTTGGATGCAAATTACTGGTCGATCAAGCGGGTTGTATGATCGTAAATACGCAATATATTAAAGAACTTAAGGTCGATTATATTAAACTACATCGCAGTTTAGTTCGCCGTATTCATAAACGTCCAGAAAATCGCCTCTTTATTCGAAGTATGGTGGGTGCATGTAGTGACAGTAAAACCGAGGTTATTGCAGTTGGTGTTGAAACGGAAAAAGAGTGGTTAACCTTAAAATCTTTAGATGTTAAAGGGTTACAAGGTCATTACGTTGGGAAAGAAGTGGCTCTCTATGAACAGAAGCGTGCCGTGAAAAAGTTATCTCGTTCAAGATGGGGTAAAAAGTAG